A window of the Gossypium arboreum isolate Shixiya-1 chromosome 2, ASM2569848v2, whole genome shotgun sequence genome harbors these coding sequences:
- the LOC108466114 gene encoding putative disease resistance protein RGA3 has protein sequence MLTQDDPADEEDISVLPIVGIGGMGKTALAKLVFNDEAVDAHFELKLWVCVSYDFDLKRLVVKAIKAGKGGDGDLGSMYLEQLQKALRYSLNAKRYLLVLDDVWSEDSRKWMELKQLFAGGAVGRKIVVTPRSNQVAKISGTISQHHLEALPYDKSLSLFLKFAFKKGEEKQHPNLEEIGEEIVKKCKGVPLILKTLGSSLFSKTSEQEWKVFKDSETWELMEKENQTFSILKLTYDQLSPQLKQCFAYCSLYPKDTDFISFGLIQFWMALGLLESSHKNENPEDIGKRYLNDLLPRSFFQDYDLAFFFDAFKIHDLLHDIALSVAKSECCIVNTFEQNIATGIRHVCLTNSDSSEENASKFLGKLGHLRTLRLPNLRNGPTSESFIEKCLKRFQHLRMLDLSGSTLEVLPRWIVNLKHLRFLDISNCPNIKKLLNSICKLQNLQTLFLDGCDQIEELPKNIRYMISLRFLLLATKQRDLHGHGLQHLRSLRVLAIYGCENLEYLFDGIQKLTSLHTVWIVDCKKLVSLTHGLKYVAALQSLVIGACEKLDLSTGQGLKEKEDYNEEYLVDTCFSLQSLYIADLPKLKALPQWLLRGSANTLKNLIITGCENLTTLAEWHNLTSLEKLEIKCCPKL, from the coding sequence ATGTTGACGCAGGATGATCCAGCTGATGAGGAAGACATATCCGTCCTTCCCATAGTTGGAATTGGAGGTATGGGAAAAACGGCCCTTGCCAAACTGGTTTTCAATGATGAAGCTGTGGATGCTCACTTTGAGTTGAAACTGTGGGTGTGTGTTTCCTATGATTTTGATCTGAAACGATTAGTAGTAAAAGCCATTAAAGCCGGAAAAGGTGGTGATGGAGACCTTGGAAGCATGTATTTGGAGCAATTACAGAAGGCCTTGCGATATTCCTTGAATGCTAAAAGGTATTTGCTTGTTTTAGATGATGTGTGGAGCGAGGATAGTAGAAAATGGATGGAACTGAAACAGTTGTTTGCAGGAGGAGCTGTCGGAAGAAAAATTGTAGTCACCCCTCGGAGTAACCAAGTTGCAAAGATCTCAGGCACAATCTCCCAACACCATTTGGAAGCTCTTCCTTACGACAAATCTTTATCTTTGTTTCTGAAATTCGCTTTCAAGAAAGGTGAAGAAAAACAACATCCAAACCTTGAGGAAATTGGAGAAGAAATTGTTAAGAAATGCAAAGGGGTTCCTCTAATATTGAAAACATTGGGGAGTTCACTTTTCTCCAAAACTTCAGAGCAGGAGTGGAAAGTTTTTAAAGATAGTGAGACGTGGGAATTAATGGAAAAGGAAAATCAAACATTTTCAATTCTGAAACTAACTTACGATCAACTGTCTCCTCAGCTGAAGCAATGTTTTGCTTATTGCTCACTCTATCCAAAGGATACTGATTTTATAAGCTTTGGTCTAATCCAATTTTGGATGGCACTTGGTCTTCTTGAATCCTCCCATAAAAATGAAAATCCCGAAGATATTGGTAAGCGGTATTTGAATGACCTGCTGCCACGATCTTTCTTTCAAGATTATGATTTGGCATTTTTCTTTGATGCATTCAAAATTCATGATCTTTTACATGATATTGCATTATCAGTGGCAAAGAGTGAGTGTTGTATAGTCAACACTTTTGAGCAAAATATTGCCACAGGGATCCGACATGTATGCCTTACTAACTCTGATTCTTCCGAGGAAAATGCTTCCAAATTCCTTGGTAAATTAGGGCATTTGCGTACGCTTAGGCTTCCAAATTTGAGAAACGGTCCAACCAGCGAATCCTTTATTGAAAAATGTTTGAAGAGGTTCCAACATTTGCGAATGCTTGATCTTTCTGGGTCTACTCTCGAGGTATTGCCCAGATGGATTGTTAATTTGAAGCATTTAAGATTTCTCGACATTTCCAACTGTCCCAACATCAAGAAACTTCTCAACTCCATTtgtaagttgcaaaatttgcagaCTCTGTTTTTAGATGGTTGTGACCAAATTGAAGAGTTGCCTAAGAATATCAGGTACATGATCAGTCTCAGATTTTTGTTATTAGCTACAAAACAACGAGATCTTCATGGTCATGGATTACAACACTTGAGATCCCTTCGAGTTTTAGCTATTTATGGCTGTGAAAATCTGGAGTATTTGTTTGATGGGATTCAGAAGCTCACATCTCTTCATACAGTATGGATTGTTGATTGCAAAAAATTGGTATCACTAACACATGGCTTGAAATACGTAGCTGCATTACAATCTCTAGTTATTGGGGCTTGCGAAAAGCTTGATTTGAGTACGGGACAGGGACTCAAAGAGAAAGAAGATTATAATGAAGAATACCTCGTTGATACATGTTTCAGCCTTCAATCATTGTACATCGCAGATTTGCCAAAGTTGAAGGCTCTACCCCAATGGCTTTTACGGGGATCCGCCAACACTTTAAAGAACTTAATCATTACAGGATGTGAGAACCTCACAACTTTAGCAGAGTGGCACAATCTCACATCACTTGAAAAACTTGAGATCAAGTGTTGCCCAAAATTATGA